One genomic region from Vicinamibacteria bacterium encodes:
- a CDS encoding ferritin-like domain-containing protein, which yields MLLSRGEMSFDFEGARFDIDRDRELLAWTFSQFLYGEVTGIQVGHWLYRAPSLDAANFLARQAVEELQHVDKFRDILRILSRPPGPPHRAVRFLSTGMMGDDWAEHVCLEMALGEGYVLTVLYALLDTIEHDGIHAILTRATRQEERHVAFGEEETSRLVRSSSAVRKRLFGLSLWSLLGVDLLEKAVARRSYEGHPVLGRLPEFVRHLRGAAELRLSRLGILDRPLSELGPSGRLGAMLASGAGHVARRVWPRRRAKLTKTYLSDTRLSVGATTSGC from the coding sequence ATGCTCTTGAGCCGGGGGGAGATGAGCTTTGACTTCGAGGGGGCTCGTTTCGACATCGACCGCGATCGAGAGCTCCTTGCGTGGACCTTCAGCCAGTTCCTGTACGGCGAAGTCACTGGAATCCAGGTAGGCCACTGGCTCTACCGCGCCCCCAGCCTGGACGCCGCGAATTTTCTCGCCCGCCAAGCCGTCGAAGAGCTCCAGCACGTGGACAAGTTCCGAGACATTCTCAGAATCCTGTCGCGGCCGCCCGGGCCTCCCCATCGCGCGGTGCGTTTTCTCTCGACGGGCATGATGGGGGACGATTGGGCGGAGCATGTTTGCCTCGAGATGGCGCTCGGTGAAGGGTATGTCCTCACCGTCCTGTACGCTCTTCTCGACACCATCGAGCACGACGGGATCCACGCGATTCTCACGCGCGCCACGCGTCAGGAAGAGCGTCACGTCGCCTTCGGTGAGGAGGAGACCTCGAGGCTGGTGCGCTCGAGCTCCGCGGTCCGCAAGAGGCTTTTCGGACTTTCGCTCTGGTCCCTTCTTGGGGTAGATCTCCTCGAGAAGGCGGTGGCGCGACGATCGTACGAGGGCCATCCGGTGCTCGGAAGGCTTCCCGAATTCGTCAGGCACCTGCGGGGTGCGGCCGAGCTGCGGTTGAGCCGGCTCGGGATCCTGGACAGGCCTCTGTCGGAGCTCGGTCCATCCGGGCGGCTGGGCGCGATGCTCGCCTCGGGCGCGGGGCACGTGGCACGGCGCGTGTGGCCGAGGCGGCGAGCGAAGTTGACGAAAACGTACCTCTCGGATACACGGCTTTCGGTGGGCGCAACGACCAGTGGATGCTAG
- a CDS encoding transcription termination factor Rho: MSTTTRESVSTSLAEGVLELEPQGNGHLRQLTNNFLPGPQDVRVPGRLIARYYLKEGHFVQGPSGMARRRNHRRGGGGPPSRELLGVESVNGFKLDALPPARHYGDLVSEHPSERLTLAQDPEGPISLRVIDLITPIGRGQRGLIVAAPKTGKTILLEQIGFAIGQFYPEIHLFVLLIDERPEEVTHMRRAVKGQVIASTSDGTSANHLRIARLVLERSRRLVELGEDVVILLDSITRLGRAANREQKGRGKTMTG, from the coding sequence ATGAGTACAACGACTCGTGAAAGTGTATCGACCTCTTTGGCCGAAGGTGTTCTCGAGCTCGAGCCCCAGGGCAACGGGCACCTTCGCCAGTTGACCAACAACTTCCTTCCCGGACCCCAGGATGTCCGTGTTCCAGGCCGCCTCATCGCCCGTTACTATCTGAAGGAAGGGCACTTCGTGCAAGGCCCCTCCGGGATGGCCCGGCGCCGGAATCACCGTCGCGGTGGCGGCGGCCCGCCCTCCCGAGAGCTGCTCGGGGTCGAGAGCGTGAACGGCTTCAAGCTCGACGCGCTGCCCCCCGCCCGTCATTATGGCGACCTCGTGAGCGAGCACCCCAGCGAACGCCTGACGCTCGCTCAGGATCCCGAAGGACCGATCTCGCTCCGCGTCATCGACCTCATCACCCCCATCGGCCGGGGACAGCGCGGCCTCATCGTCGCCGCCCCCAAGACGGGAAAGACGATCCTGCTCGAGCAGATCGGCTTCGCCATCGGGCAATTCTATCCGGAGATCCACCTCTTCGTTCTTCTCATCGACGAGCGGCCCGAGGAAGTGACGCACATGCGCCGCGCGGTGAAGGGGCAGGTCATCGCCTCAACGTCCGACGGAACGAGCGCGAACCATCTCCGGATCGCGCGCCTCGTTCTCGAGCGATCGCGCCGTCTGGTCGAGCTGGGTGAGGACGTCGTCATCCTGCTCGACTCGATCACCAGGCTCGGAAGGGCGGCGAACCGCGAGCAGAAGGGCCGGGGAAAGACGATGACGGGCG
- a CDS encoding Lrp/AsnC ligand binding domain-containing protein, translating to MKRATHAPAGARPRAYVLIQTLPGRVDGVRRALTKMPAVLTVDSVTGPYDVVALLEVEALSDFSHLVAGTIGGLRGVTRTTTLICT from the coding sequence ATGAAACGAGCTACCCATGCCCCCGCCGGGGCGCGGCCTCGAGCTTACGTCCTGATCCAGACGTTGCCCGGCCGCGTCGACGGCGTGCGGCGCGCGTTGACAAAGATGCCCGCTGTCCTCACCGTCGACTCGGTGACGGGGCCGTACGACGTCGTCGCCCTTCTCGAGGTGGAGGCGCTCAGCGACTTCTCTCATCTCGTGGCGGGGACGATCGGTGGCCTGCGCGGAGTCACCCGCACGACCACTCTCATCTGTACCTAG